Below is a window of Equus quagga isolate Etosha38 chromosome 1, UCLA_HA_Equagga_1.0, whole genome shotgun sequence DNA.
TCTCCAATTGCACTAAAGTAGCTGTTGTGCCAGTCTGACCCCACGCCAGGGTGGGGTCTCTGCTTCCAGTCCTTTCTCCCCCTACTGCCTCTGCTCCCATCCCGGACAATCTCCTTGTCCCCTGTATTCCTGGATAGCTCagctttgtatgtgtgtgtttgggggtggggtgggttcTGGCTGGAGTGGGTTTGGGAGGGGTTTGGGAAGGGCTGGGGGAGAGACGGAGGATGCAGTCTCCTACCCCCTTCCTCAACTCCGAGCCACAgaagcctgggagggagggagcctaCTCTCGCTGCTGTGTCTTGCAGATGTGCCAaaatgggggtgggtgggaggggagggtgccTGGCAGAGCAGCCCCCAGGGTGGCTCTCTCAAAGCAATACAGTTCCTCCTGCCTGGGGAACGGCAAGACAGCGGAGAGGGTTGGGTTGGGGACCTGGGTGTTCCCTGTGTACAGCTGTGTATATTCAGGGGTGTTCTCTGTCTGGTACCCGCTGTGGGCGTCTCTGTGTGTGTGAACCTCCCCTTCCCCATGCCCTGCATGACCTGTGATGCTGCAGACACCACCATCCTGTGTGCAGGGGTGTGTGGGGGGCACTGAGGGGCATGTTGCATGTCCTGGTGCACCCTCCACCCTGTGACCCATGTACTCGGTTGTAGGAAGTAAAGAGAACTGAGCACAATTCACTGGATTCTAGTTGAATCTTTCTCTAAGCAATTTTCCCGTTCCTGCCCTTCTCCTTGCCCCGGATCCACCTGTGGTGCTAGCGTTGGGGTCGGGGGGTGTTTGATGCTGATGGGCAGCAATAAAGGGCAGATCTGCCCAGATGCCTGTATCCCCAGGGTGCTGAGGGCAGCAGGAAAAAGTGGGGACCTCGGTGCATTTGCCCCCCCCACACCCCGGGCTAAAGCACAATGCTCTCCCCGCAGATGGATGCACCCCACACCCTCCAGGCCCCTACTCATGTCCTCCCCCAACCGCTTTGAGCCCTCCCACCACATCCTGGTTTTCTATGCTGTTTGGTGCAAGTACAACTGTCATAGTCATGGCTTTGGGATGGGTTCTGTTTATTAAAATCCTATTGCTCCTACTGGCCCTGTGTCCCGCCTCCATTCCTGTGGTTGGGGGGAAGGAAGGGCAACCTGGACGCCTTTCCACTGGCCCCCATCAGCCATCAGAGACCAGGGGCCATAGCTGCTCCTCCAGCATGGCGATGGTGAGCATGAGGCTGCCCCCCAGcagcaggcccagcccctgcAGGAGCACATCGAGTGTAGGGAGGGGCTCAGGAGGACGAAGCAGAGCTGGtagctgaaagaaaagaagaacgtCAGGATCCTGGCTTTGTCTCTGCCCCTGGGACGTGAGAAGGAGGGGTTAGAAAGTATCAGCAGCCCCCGCCCGAACTCTTCCAGGCCCTTGTTTCTTAGACTCTGCGGGCCTGTGGTCTAGCACCCTTCCCGGTGGtcgtggtggaggtggagggactGATGCTTCCTCTCCTCCACACCCACCTCCCCACTTCCCTTGGTTTCTCTGCACTACCCCACACCTCTCACCATGTCCACGAGGGCCACATAGAGGAAGACCCCAGCAGTGACCCCAAATACCCAGGGAGTGAGGGGGACAGGGCCCAAActgagccccacccccagggctgcACCCCCCAGTCCCAGGGCTCCAGACACCAggctcagcagcagcagccgccgaAAGGACAGCCCTGCCTGGAGCAGCATTGCAAAGTCACCTGTTGGGAAGAGAGGACAGGGTAGGAGGGAATAAGCTAGGGCTCATTCAGGGACAAGTGACCTGTGTCACCTGCCAGCGTCCAAGTTCCACTCCTTGTAGTTCTCTCCCTTCTGGAGTCtaaccccccccccacacacacacttcgGCCATTCCTACCCAGTTCATGGGGCAGCTCATGGCAGAAGACTGCTAGGGTGGTGCTAAGGCCACTGGAGAAGCCATCAGAGAAGGCAGCACCTGGGGTTGACAGGATTGGAGGTTGTCAGTTAGGAGAAAGCTCTCCCCAAGGGCAGGGGCCTGCATTCCCTCTGTGGTCCTTTCATCTCCCCCCATTCTGGTAGCCCTCTCCTAGCCCCAGCCAATAACTAGGAGCCCTGACCTCTCCTCTGAcctgcctccctccatcccctctgcTCACACCTATGGCCAGCCCATCAGTGAGGTTGTGCAGACCATCTCCCAGGAGGACCATCCATGTGATATTAGTGCCACTACCACCCTGCTGCCCGTGACTGTGGCCTTGGTgcccaggaggggctggagctggtgGGGGCTGACTGTCCTGCTCTCTGCGGCCCTGAGCCCCTGGCTCTGCAGGAAGAAGAATGAGAATAGTGTTGGTGGCTGCAAGTGAGAGCTGGGAGCCCGGAGCCTACTCTTCTCTAGTTACCTGGAGCTGCCTGTAAGGGCTGAAGGGCCAAGCCACTGCCATCTTCCGGGTCCAGGTTCAGTGTTCTGacatcctttctcttctgcttgcaGCATCTCTGAAATAGGAGGGTATCCCTCCtggtggaggaggcagcagagccaggctgAGAAGAGGCCAGGCTACCAGGTGGGAAAATGAACACCTGATTCCACCTCTGGCATTTGGGGATGGTTTTTGGCCTCCCCACTCTTCCCAGGTTGGCACCTCCCTGTTTCTTGTTGACCTGAGCTCGGGAGAGGAGACTGTTTGGCCAGAAGTCCTGGGTCTATGCTGAGGAGCCCTTCCGGCTCCCTGTTATCTGTCAGGTCCTGCACACTCAGGCAGACATCAGAGAGCCAGGAGCACACTCGGCCCCTCACTTCCTGGCTCATGTAGCCAATTCTCTGCTAGGACTCAGgtctcagcagaaggaggagaaaagggtaTCACTCACTGGTCTGAGCCCTCGGCGCCGCAAAAGCCCTAGTGTATTCTCCAGCACGAAGAGCAGGAAGAGGCCTCCGAGCACGGACAGCCCTGGACCCAGGTCCTCCGCTGGTTGCCCGCTGGGTCCAGCATGCTGCCCTCCTTGTGCCTGCCAGAGAGGAGGTCAGGGCAGACGGCGGAGGGAGGCCCCTGCCCCGACAACAGCCCTCTCCTGCGTGGGAGGTGACAAGCCTTCACTCACAGGCTCCAGCAGAAGACCTCAGAGGGCTGGTGGCAGCAGGGTGGGGAGTGGAATGTGGGGGCTGACAGAAAGGGGGAGGGGATGTCCTAGGACTGGGAACACCTTGGATACGAGTGGGCAAGGGAACAAGGAAGGGGTGGCACGTACATGTGGCAGCAGGTGTAGCAGTGCATCCCCACAAAGAGTGCCCACGGCCAGGGCCCCCAGGAAGCCCAGCAGGGGCCGCAGTAGACGAGGTCCCAGGagccgcagcagcagcagggagaggggagctgggaggCTGAGCAGCAGGACAGCCAGGGCGCTATGAACCAGGGCTGGGAGAGTCGGGGCTGAAGTTAGGCCAGGGCTGAAGGGAGGGCCTCAGGGGCAAGGTGGGGCAGAGATCTCTTACAAGGGTAGGCAGGACCTCAATGAAGCTGCTTCCTTGGCTTGAGGCCCCCTCCCTACCAGGATTCAGGGTGCCCCACACCCACTCTCACCCACTGACCAGATAATAGGTCCCCTGTAGGGgttggggctggggcctggatgCAGACGCGGCTCTCGATCTGATAAAGCAGGGCTGGACACAGCAGAGCAAACTGATGGGGGGTCAGAGGAGCAGCAGGACTCAGGCCAAAGTTGACCAGCAGCTGGGAGCCATTCAGACACTAGGGGAGTTGGGGTGGGAGTCATGCATTGGGGAATCGCCAAGAACTGTGATTCAGATCTGTAATGTCTGCCCTTGCATTGCATGgcttcctgggtctctcccaggGTCCCCTTTCCTCCCACTGGTGGGTGCATCAGAGACTGGGGACAGGTAGTATAATCAGTGTGTGTTAATTATTAGTTATATTCAATCCAACGCAAATATCCATTTCAATGCAAATTGGGTGCTAGTGAACATTGCTGCTATCTCCCTCCTTCTCAAGCCCCTGATGATTTCATTGATTTGGTGATGGAGTTGATTGGACAACTAGAGCGCTCCATTCTAGAatcttagaaggaaaaagaatctgAAATGCCATCCAACCTTCCTCTCAACAGCCCTGTGACATCTTCATCCAGTCTTGGCTTGAATGCTTCCTGCGATGGGGTGCTCACCCTCAATGCGCCTGCTTCAGGTTTAGCTTTGGCTGCCCTTTGATGTACTTGGAACAGATTCTGTCCTTCTGGATGAAGACAGCTACCCACTCCCTGCAGGTCTCCTCTCCAGATAACCTCCCCCAAATCCTACCCTGGCCTGCTTCTCTGGATTCTCTGCTTTGCCAAGTGTGGCCCCTAAACTGGGTCTTGGAGCTCTGGGTGTGGACTTATCTGCTCTGAGCCCAGAGGGAACATATTTCAGTAGTGGAATAACATACCCTAAATCCACACCTGGATTTTTAAAACGGTAACTGTATTAAATTACTGGTCCTTCAAAGATTTCAGGCTGTCTAAATC
It encodes the following:
- the SLC39A5 gene encoding zinc transporter ZIP5 isoform X2 produces the protein MGPPMSHLLCGLCVWVALGWVGGSAPNLGAAEQEQNHYLAQLFGLYGENGTLTAGGLARLLHSLGLGRVQGLRLGHHGPPAGRAAPPAGDNSTHRPQDPDLSVDVWAGLPLGPSGWGDLEEPKAPPPPHGPAPSGLGLFHRLLLLDHSLADHLNEDCLNGSQLLVNFGLSPAAPLTPHQFALLCPALLYQIESRVCIQAPAPTPTGDLLSALVHSALAVLLLSLPAPLSLLLLRLLGPRLLRPLLGFLGALAVGTLCGDALLHLLPHAQGGQHAGPSGQPAEDLGPGLSVLGGLFLLFVLENTLGLLRRRGLRPRCCKQKRKDVRTLNLDPEDGSGLALQPLQAAPEPGAQGRREQDSQPPPAPAPPGHQGHSHGQQGGSGTNITWMVLLGDGLHNLTDGLAIGAAFSDGFSSGLSTTLAVFCHELPHELGDFAMLLQAGLSFRRLLLLSLVSGALGLGGAALGVGLSLGPVPLTPWVFGVTAGVFLYVALVDMLPALLRPPEPLPTLDVLLQGLGLLLGGSLMLTIAMLEEQLWPLVSDG
- the SLC39A5 gene encoding zinc transporter ZIP5 isoform X1 is translated as MQVRHLREPRLFSALPTELPLSWSSIPRFWLVLFWGHSPQNVPGEIEARVSNPFPPIMGPPMSHLLCGLCVWVALGWVGGSAPNLGAAEQEQNHYLAQLFGLYGENGTLTAGGLARLLHSLGLGRVQGLRLGHHGPPAGRAAPPAGDNSTHRPQDPDLSVDVWAGLPLGPSGWGDLEEPKAPPPPHGPAPSGLGLFHRLLLLDHSLADHLNEDCLNGSQLLVNFGLSPAAPLTPHQFALLCPALLYQIESRVCIQAPAPTPTGDLLSALVHSALAVLLLSLPAPLSLLLLRLLGPRLLRPLLGFLGALAVGTLCGDALLHLLPHAQGGQHAGPSGQPAEDLGPGLSVLGGLFLLFVLENTLGLLRRRGLRPRCCKQKRKDVRTLNLDPEDGSGLALQPLQAAPEPGAQGRREQDSQPPPAPAPPGHQGHSHGQQGGSGTNITWMVLLGDGLHNLTDGLAIGAAFSDGFSSGLSTTLAVFCHELPHELGDFAMLLQAGLSFRRLLLLSLVSGALGLGGAALGVGLSLGPVPLTPWVFGVTAGVFLYVALVDMLPALLRPPEPLPTLDVLLQGLGLLLGGSLMLTIAMLEEQLWPLVSDG